From Phragmites australis chromosome 5, lpPhrAust1.1, whole genome shotgun sequence, a single genomic window includes:
- the LOC133919557 gene encoding ubiquitin carboxyl-terminal hydrolase 21-like isoform X2: MAEQDGAAGQSPPDSIPGIGAKNGEENCEQHQPYFSMCQPLRSVSYSNSWEGVCSPAANEHDHNSGLNSMVDEHMLIASCSPGNKQPQSESIYDPVGGESKSCSPSLIDKEAGLVQDGMDMEQSMQDDMGLRGVEANQQLLPLNSNQCNSNIGIEPCDMEDKQFPFSFSYRRKPQSVGAGLSNMGNTCFLNATLQCITHTVPLVLKLRSTDHSTPCSYNKDWFCSFCALKEHVDESIRRSGSVIMPAKFRDNLRKLSSDFRQGQQEDAHEFLRCLLDNLHKCTLDPRSKGKGSSFDEESMVKQVFGGQLKSQLSCCECGHSSESFEPFLDLSLEIDQVDHLVDALESFTKVEQIGDSEEKLTCESCNTQVCKNKQLTLDKAPDVIAFQLKRFTTLDNFIEKIDKHVVYPPELDLKPFHSNPDTAGELKYDLYGVVEHSGLPNYGHYVCTIRSSPITWHLMNDSHVDSINDASALNQEAYILFYVRQGKFPWFLSLLEGKDVQHDETTRGASPVSVLNTIDANCSTSSGEGNSNCSGDKSEKDETRHCKELEKDETSQYKSSFLPGEPSNRSPLGASNSNNIEDEINPCRVSLQDDASVRHLRTVETTNLDKPSTPCPKRLLSDNDLGLFDFEYFDDEETPLLPDLKLKPKVRKAMSASASKATKGPSVDQNATRLMRGMPASRRKGFLDCMLTQQNAKQESRRCPASDPLDKKKRKLVLQY; this comes from the exons ATGGCGGAGCAGGACGGCGCCGCGGGGCAGAGCCCGCCCGACTCCATTCCG GGGATCGGCGCTAAAAATGGGGAGGAGAATTGTGAGCAGCATCAACCATATTTTTCCATGTGCCAACCGCTTCGCTCTGTT AGCTATTCAAATTCGTGGGAAGGGGTTTGTTCTCCTGCTGCCAATGAACATGACCACAAC AGTGGCTTGAATTCAATGGTTGATGAACACATGCTGATTGCATCTTGTTCCCCTGGAAACAAGCAACCTCAGTCTGAG AGCATATATGATCCAGTCGGTGGGGAAAGCAAGTCATGCTCACCATCTTTAATTGACAAGGAAGCCGGTTTGGTTCAAGATGGAATGGACATGGAACAATCAATG CAAGATGACATGGGTTTACGGGGTGTCGAAGCTAATCAGCAATTGTTGCCCCTTAACAGCAACCAGTGCAACTCCAAT ATTGGTATTGAACCTTGTGACATGGAAGATAAGCAATTTCCTTTCTCATTTTCTTATAGAAGGAAACCCCAATCTGTG GGAGCTGGTCTTAGCAATATGGGGAACACATGCTTCCTAAATGCAACTCTTCAGTGCATCACACATACAGTCCCACTTGTTCTCAAGCTTCGCTCAACTGATCATTCCACTCCATGCTCAT ATAACAAAGATTGGTTCTGTTCTTTCTGTGCCCTTAAAGAACATGTTGATGAATCAATTCGAAGGTCTGGATCTGTTATAATGCCAGCGAAGTTCAGAGATAATTTAAGAA AGTTATCTTCAGATTTTAGACAAGGACAGCAAGAGGATGCGCATGAATTCCTACGTTGCTTGCTTGATAACTTGCATAAGTGCACCCTTGATCCCAGGTCAAAGGGCAAGGGTTCATCTTTTGATGAAGAAAGTATGGTCAAGCAAGTTTTTGGAGGCCAACTGAAAAGTCAG TTGTCTTGCTGCGAGTGTGGTCACAGCTCTGAGTCATTTGAGCCATTCCTGGATCTAAGCTTGGAGATTGATCAGGTTGATCACCTTGTAGATGCTTTGGAATCTTTTACCAAGGTAGAGCAGATTGGGGACTCTGAAGAGAAGCTCACCTGTGAAAGTTGCAACACTCAGGTTTGTAAGAATAAGCAGCTTACACTTGATAAAGCACCGGATGTCATTGCATTTCAACTCAAGCGTTTCACCACCCTTGACAACTTCATTGAAAAGATCGACAAACATGTGGTGTACCCTCCAGAGCTTGATTTGAAGCCGTTCCACAGCAACCCAGACACTGCG GGGGAGCTGAAATATGATCTTTATGGTGTTGTTGAGCATTCTGGCTTACCTAACTATGGTCATTATGTGTGCACCATTCGTTCTTCACCAATCACTTGGCACTTGATGAATGACTCTCAT GTTGATTCTATTAATGATGCAAGTGCATTAAACCAGGAAGCATATATTCTCTTCTATGTTAGGCAGGGCAAATTTCCGTGGTTCTTGAGTCTGCTAGAGGGCAAGGATGTCCAACATGACGAGACTACTCGTGGTGCATCTCCTGTGTCAGTTTTGAATACTATAGATGCAAATTGTTCAACATCTTCCGGAGAAGGAAATAGCAATTGTTCTGGAGATAAGTCAGAGAAAGATGAAACCAGGCATTGCAAAGAGCTAGAGAAAGATGAAACCAGTCAATACAAATCATCATTCCTTCCTGGGGAGCCATCTAATAGAAGTCCGCTTGGTGCTTCCAACAGCAATAATATAGAAGATGAAATCAATCCATGCAGAGTATCTCTCCAAGATGATGCCTCTGTTAGACATCTCCGTACAGTTGAGACTACTAATCTGGATAAACCCTCTACTCCATGCCCCAAGCGACTGTTGTCTGATAATGATCTTGGCCTGTTTGACTTTGAGTACTTCG ATGATGAGGAGACTCCTTTGCTTCCGGATCTGAAATTGAAACCAAAGGTGAGGAAAGCTATGTCTGCATCTGCATCTAAAGCTACGAAGGGCCCTTCCGTTGATCAGAATGCAACACGTTTGATGAGGGGCATGCCAGCCTCACGAAGAAAAGGTTTCCTGGACTGCATGCTCACACAGCAAAATGCAAAGCAGGAGTCTCGCAGATGCCCCGCAAGTGACCCTCtggacaaaaagaaaaggaagttgGTTCTTCAATACTAG
- the LOC133919557 gene encoding ubiquitin carboxyl-terminal hydrolase 21-like isoform X1: MAEQDGAAGQSPPDSIPGIGAKNGEENCEQHQPYFSMCQPLRSVSYSNSWEGVCSPAANEHDHNSGLNSMVDEHMLIASCSPGNKQPQSESIYDPVGGESKSCSPSLIDKEAGLVQDGMDMEQSMDAIDVPNEETNQQPEPLSIEQPNSNQDDMGLRGVEANQQLLPLNSNQCNSNIGIEPCDMEDKQFPFSFSYRRKPQSVGAGLSNMGNTCFLNATLQCITHTVPLVLKLRSTDHSTPCSYNKDWFCSFCALKEHVDESIRRSGSVIMPAKFRDNLRKLSSDFRQGQQEDAHEFLRCLLDNLHKCTLDPRSKGKGSSFDEESMVKQVFGGQLKSQLSCCECGHSSESFEPFLDLSLEIDQVDHLVDALESFTKVEQIGDSEEKLTCESCNTQVCKNKQLTLDKAPDVIAFQLKRFTTLDNFIEKIDKHVVYPPELDLKPFHSNPDTAGELKYDLYGVVEHSGLPNYGHYVCTIRSSPITWHLMNDSHVDSINDASALNQEAYILFYVRQGKFPWFLSLLEGKDVQHDETTRGASPVSVLNTIDANCSTSSGEGNSNCSGDKSEKDETRHCKELEKDETSQYKSSFLPGEPSNRSPLGASNSNNIEDEINPCRVSLQDDASVRHLRTVETTNLDKPSTPCPKRLLSDNDLGLFDFEYFDDEETPLLPDLKLKPKVRKAMSASASKATKGPSVDQNATRLMRGMPASRRKGFLDCMLTQQNAKQESRRCPASDPLDKKKRKLVLQY; this comes from the exons ATGGCGGAGCAGGACGGCGCCGCGGGGCAGAGCCCGCCCGACTCCATTCCG GGGATCGGCGCTAAAAATGGGGAGGAGAATTGTGAGCAGCATCAACCATATTTTTCCATGTGCCAACCGCTTCGCTCTGTT AGCTATTCAAATTCGTGGGAAGGGGTTTGTTCTCCTGCTGCCAATGAACATGACCACAAC AGTGGCTTGAATTCAATGGTTGATGAACACATGCTGATTGCATCTTGTTCCCCTGGAAACAAGCAACCTCAGTCTGAG AGCATATATGATCCAGTCGGTGGGGAAAGCAAGTCATGCTCACCATCTTTAATTGACAAGGAAGCCGGTTTGGTTCAAGATGGAATGGACATGGAACAATCAATG GATGCCATTGATGTGCCAAATGAAGAAACAAATCAGCAGCCAGAACCCCTTAGCATAGAGCAGCCTAATTCAAAT CAAGATGACATGGGTTTACGGGGTGTCGAAGCTAATCAGCAATTGTTGCCCCTTAACAGCAACCAGTGCAACTCCAAT ATTGGTATTGAACCTTGTGACATGGAAGATAAGCAATTTCCTTTCTCATTTTCTTATAGAAGGAAACCCCAATCTGTG GGAGCTGGTCTTAGCAATATGGGGAACACATGCTTCCTAAATGCAACTCTTCAGTGCATCACACATACAGTCCCACTTGTTCTCAAGCTTCGCTCAACTGATCATTCCACTCCATGCTCAT ATAACAAAGATTGGTTCTGTTCTTTCTGTGCCCTTAAAGAACATGTTGATGAATCAATTCGAAGGTCTGGATCTGTTATAATGCCAGCGAAGTTCAGAGATAATTTAAGAA AGTTATCTTCAGATTTTAGACAAGGACAGCAAGAGGATGCGCATGAATTCCTACGTTGCTTGCTTGATAACTTGCATAAGTGCACCCTTGATCCCAGGTCAAAGGGCAAGGGTTCATCTTTTGATGAAGAAAGTATGGTCAAGCAAGTTTTTGGAGGCCAACTGAAAAGTCAG TTGTCTTGCTGCGAGTGTGGTCACAGCTCTGAGTCATTTGAGCCATTCCTGGATCTAAGCTTGGAGATTGATCAGGTTGATCACCTTGTAGATGCTTTGGAATCTTTTACCAAGGTAGAGCAGATTGGGGACTCTGAAGAGAAGCTCACCTGTGAAAGTTGCAACACTCAGGTTTGTAAGAATAAGCAGCTTACACTTGATAAAGCACCGGATGTCATTGCATTTCAACTCAAGCGTTTCACCACCCTTGACAACTTCATTGAAAAGATCGACAAACATGTGGTGTACCCTCCAGAGCTTGATTTGAAGCCGTTCCACAGCAACCCAGACACTGCG GGGGAGCTGAAATATGATCTTTATGGTGTTGTTGAGCATTCTGGCTTACCTAACTATGGTCATTATGTGTGCACCATTCGTTCTTCACCAATCACTTGGCACTTGATGAATGACTCTCAT GTTGATTCTATTAATGATGCAAGTGCATTAAACCAGGAAGCATATATTCTCTTCTATGTTAGGCAGGGCAAATTTCCGTGGTTCTTGAGTCTGCTAGAGGGCAAGGATGTCCAACATGACGAGACTACTCGTGGTGCATCTCCTGTGTCAGTTTTGAATACTATAGATGCAAATTGTTCAACATCTTCCGGAGAAGGAAATAGCAATTGTTCTGGAGATAAGTCAGAGAAAGATGAAACCAGGCATTGCAAAGAGCTAGAGAAAGATGAAACCAGTCAATACAAATCATCATTCCTTCCTGGGGAGCCATCTAATAGAAGTCCGCTTGGTGCTTCCAACAGCAATAATATAGAAGATGAAATCAATCCATGCAGAGTATCTCTCCAAGATGATGCCTCTGTTAGACATCTCCGTACAGTTGAGACTACTAATCTGGATAAACCCTCTACTCCATGCCCCAAGCGACTGTTGTCTGATAATGATCTTGGCCTGTTTGACTTTGAGTACTTCG ATGATGAGGAGACTCCTTTGCTTCCGGATCTGAAATTGAAACCAAAGGTGAGGAAAGCTATGTCTGCATCTGCATCTAAAGCTACGAAGGGCCCTTCCGTTGATCAGAATGCAACACGTTTGATGAGGGGCATGCCAGCCTCACGAAGAAAAGGTTTCCTGGACTGCATGCTCACACAGCAAAATGCAAAGCAGGAGTCTCGCAGATGCCCCGCAAGTGACCCTCtggacaaaaagaaaaggaagttgGTTCTTCAATACTAG
- the LOC133919557 gene encoding ubiquitin carboxyl-terminal hydrolase 21-like isoform X3 — translation MDMEQSMDAIDVPNEETNQQPEPLSIEQPNSNQDDMGLRGVEANQQLLPLNSNQCNSNIGIEPCDMEDKQFPFSFSYRRKPQSVGAGLSNMGNTCFLNATLQCITHTVPLVLKLRSTDHSTPCSYNKDWFCSFCALKEHVDESIRRSGSVIMPAKFRDNLRKLSSDFRQGQQEDAHEFLRCLLDNLHKCTLDPRSKGKGSSFDEESMVKQVFGGQLKSQLSCCECGHSSESFEPFLDLSLEIDQVDHLVDALESFTKVEQIGDSEEKLTCESCNTQVCKNKQLTLDKAPDVIAFQLKRFTTLDNFIEKIDKHVVYPPELDLKPFHSNPDTAGELKYDLYGVVEHSGLPNYGHYVCTIRSSPITWHLMNDSHVDSINDASALNQEAYILFYVRQGKFPWFLSLLEGKDVQHDETTRGASPVSVLNTIDANCSTSSGEGNSNCSGDKSEKDETRHCKELEKDETSQYKSSFLPGEPSNRSPLGASNSNNIEDEINPCRVSLQDDASVRHLRTVETTNLDKPSTPCPKRLLSDNDLGLFDFEYFDDEETPLLPDLKLKPKVRKAMSASASKATKGPSVDQNATRLMRGMPASRRKGFLDCMLTQQNAKQESRRCPASDPLDKKKRKLVLQY, via the exons ATGGACATGGAACAATCAATG GATGCCATTGATGTGCCAAATGAAGAAACAAATCAGCAGCCAGAACCCCTTAGCATAGAGCAGCCTAATTCAAAT CAAGATGACATGGGTTTACGGGGTGTCGAAGCTAATCAGCAATTGTTGCCCCTTAACAGCAACCAGTGCAACTCCAAT ATTGGTATTGAACCTTGTGACATGGAAGATAAGCAATTTCCTTTCTCATTTTCTTATAGAAGGAAACCCCAATCTGTG GGAGCTGGTCTTAGCAATATGGGGAACACATGCTTCCTAAATGCAACTCTTCAGTGCATCACACATACAGTCCCACTTGTTCTCAAGCTTCGCTCAACTGATCATTCCACTCCATGCTCAT ATAACAAAGATTGGTTCTGTTCTTTCTGTGCCCTTAAAGAACATGTTGATGAATCAATTCGAAGGTCTGGATCTGTTATAATGCCAGCGAAGTTCAGAGATAATTTAAGAA AGTTATCTTCAGATTTTAGACAAGGACAGCAAGAGGATGCGCATGAATTCCTACGTTGCTTGCTTGATAACTTGCATAAGTGCACCCTTGATCCCAGGTCAAAGGGCAAGGGTTCATCTTTTGATGAAGAAAGTATGGTCAAGCAAGTTTTTGGAGGCCAACTGAAAAGTCAG TTGTCTTGCTGCGAGTGTGGTCACAGCTCTGAGTCATTTGAGCCATTCCTGGATCTAAGCTTGGAGATTGATCAGGTTGATCACCTTGTAGATGCTTTGGAATCTTTTACCAAGGTAGAGCAGATTGGGGACTCTGAAGAGAAGCTCACCTGTGAAAGTTGCAACACTCAGGTTTGTAAGAATAAGCAGCTTACACTTGATAAAGCACCGGATGTCATTGCATTTCAACTCAAGCGTTTCACCACCCTTGACAACTTCATTGAAAAGATCGACAAACATGTGGTGTACCCTCCAGAGCTTGATTTGAAGCCGTTCCACAGCAACCCAGACACTGCG GGGGAGCTGAAATATGATCTTTATGGTGTTGTTGAGCATTCTGGCTTACCTAACTATGGTCATTATGTGTGCACCATTCGTTCTTCACCAATCACTTGGCACTTGATGAATGACTCTCAT GTTGATTCTATTAATGATGCAAGTGCATTAAACCAGGAAGCATATATTCTCTTCTATGTTAGGCAGGGCAAATTTCCGTGGTTCTTGAGTCTGCTAGAGGGCAAGGATGTCCAACATGACGAGACTACTCGTGGTGCATCTCCTGTGTCAGTTTTGAATACTATAGATGCAAATTGTTCAACATCTTCCGGAGAAGGAAATAGCAATTGTTCTGGAGATAAGTCAGAGAAAGATGAAACCAGGCATTGCAAAGAGCTAGAGAAAGATGAAACCAGTCAATACAAATCATCATTCCTTCCTGGGGAGCCATCTAATAGAAGTCCGCTTGGTGCTTCCAACAGCAATAATATAGAAGATGAAATCAATCCATGCAGAGTATCTCTCCAAGATGATGCCTCTGTTAGACATCTCCGTACAGTTGAGACTACTAATCTGGATAAACCCTCTACTCCATGCCCCAAGCGACTGTTGTCTGATAATGATCTTGGCCTGTTTGACTTTGAGTACTTCG ATGATGAGGAGACTCCTTTGCTTCCGGATCTGAAATTGAAACCAAAGGTGAGGAAAGCTATGTCTGCATCTGCATCTAAAGCTACGAAGGGCCCTTCCGTTGATCAGAATGCAACACGTTTGATGAGGGGCATGCCAGCCTCACGAAGAAAAGGTTTCCTGGACTGCATGCTCACACAGCAAAATGCAAAGCAGGAGTCTCGCAGATGCCCCGCAAGTGACCCTCtggacaaaaagaaaaggaagttgGTTCTTCAATACTAG